GCGGCGCACGGCGCGAGCGTGGTGCCGCAAGGCGGCAATACCGGCCTGGTGGGCGGCTCGGTGCCCGATGCGAGCGGCTCGCAAGTGTTGCTCAGCCTGACCCGGCTCAACCGCATTCGGGAGCTCGACACCGCCAACCTCACGATGACGGTCGACGCCGGCTGCGTGCTGCAGACGGTGCAGGAACACGCGCAGGCCAATGGCCTGCTGTTTCCGCTCAGCCTGGCCGCCGAAGGAAGCTGCACCATCGGCGGCAACCTCGCGACCAACGCCGGGGGCACGCAGGTGCTGCGCTACGGCAACGCACGCGAGCTGTGCCTCGGGCTCGAGGTGGTCACGGCCGCCGGCGAGGTCTGGGACGGCCTGAGCGGATTGCGCAAGGACAACACCGGCTACGACCTGCGCGATCTGTTCATCGGCAGCGAGGGCACGCTGGGCATCATCACCGGCGCGACGCTCAAGCTCTTCCCGCAGCCAGCCGCGGTCACCACGGCCCTCGCCGCGGTGGCGTCCATGGAGCTCGCGGTGCAGCTGCTGCAGCGCGCCCAGGCGCGTCTCGGGGCGGGCCTCACCGGCTTCGAGGTGATGGGCGAGTTCGCGCTGACGCTCGTGCGGCGGCACTTCCCCCAGCTCGCGCAACCGCTGCCGCCGTCTCCGTGGATGGTGCTGCTGGAGCAGTCGGACACGGAAGGCGAGGTGCACGCACGCTCGCTGTTCGAGTCGCTGCTCGAATCGGCGCTCGAAGACGGCCTCATCGCCGACGCGGCGATCGCCGAAAGCCTGGAGCAGTCGCATGCCATGTGGCACCTGCGCGAATCCATCCCGCTGGCGCAAGCCGAGGAAGGGCTCAACGTCAAGCACGACATCTCGCTGCCCGTGTCGCGCATCCCGGCCTTCGTCGCGAGCACCGACGCCGCGCTGTCGAAAGCCTTCCCCGGCGCGCGCCTGGTGGACTTCGGACATCTCGGCGACGGCAACCTGCACTACAACGTGCAGGCGCCTGAAGGGGGGTCGGAAGCGGAGTTCCTGCGCGAGAACGAGGCAGCAGTCAACTCGCTGGTCTACGACGCAGTGGTCGCGCATGGCGGGTCGATCTCGGCGGAGCACGGCATCGGCGAATTGAAGCGCGAGGAGCTCAAGGTGCGCAAGGCGCCGGTGGCGCTGGCGCTGATGCGGGCGATCAAGCAGGCGCTCGATCCGCACGGGGTGCTGAATCCAGGGCGGGTGTTGTAGGCGCCACGCTGGTCGGGGGTGCCCCCGACCGACCTACTGGACAGTGCCCTTGATCGCGGCCGGGATGGGCAGTGACATGACCTCGATGCCCTCTTCCTTCAGCGCCTGCGCTTCTTCGCGCGTGGCGCGACCGCGGATGGCACGCTCGTCGACTTCGCCGTAGTGGATGCGGCGCGCCTCTTCGGCGAAACGGTCGCCGACGTCGACGGTGTTGGAGATGACGTGCTGCACCGCCTGCAGCCAGGCAGCCTGCATCGTCATGTCGATGGGCGCCTCGCCGACGCCCCGCTGGGCCGCAGCCGGCATGGGTTCGCGCGCGCCGGACACGTTGAGCCGCGGGGCGGAAGGCAACCGCGTGATGGCGGCGTCGCCGCACAGCGGGCAGGCGACCAGCCCGCGTTCGCGCTGGGACTCGAAATCGTCGTCGGAGGCGAACCAGCCCTCGAAGCGGTGTTCGTGCGTGCAGCGCAGATCGAGGACCTTCATGAAGGGATTATGACGACCCGCCGCTCAGGTCGGCGCAAACCAGCTCAGCGGCCAGCGGCCCGCCTGCCAATTCTGCAACCAGAGCAGCGCGATCAGCGTCTTGGCGTCGGTCAGCTCGCCATGCCGTGCGCGCTCGAGCAGCTCCTCCAGCGTGGCGGTGGACACGTCGAGGAACTCGCCGTCATCGAGGCCTCGCTCCCCAAGCGTCAGGCCACGAGCGAACCAGATCTC
The Piscinibacter sp. XHJ-5 DNA segment above includes these coding regions:
- a CDS encoding FAD-binding oxidoreductase; this encodes MNELLDDLRAAVGERHVLHDGDLSAWEIDWRKRYRGRALAVVRPGSTAEVAAAMAACAAHGASVVPQGGNTGLVGGSVPDASGSQVLLSLTRLNRIRELDTANLTMTVDAGCVLQTVQEHAQANGLLFPLSLAAEGSCTIGGNLATNAGGTQVLRYGNARELCLGLEVVTAAGEVWDGLSGLRKDNTGYDLRDLFIGSEGTLGIITGATLKLFPQPAAVTTALAAVASMELAVQLLQRAQARLGAGLTGFEVMGEFALTLVRRHFPQLAQPLPPSPWMVLLEQSDTEGEVHARSLFESLLESALEDGLIADAAIAESLEQSHAMWHLRESIPLAQAEEGLNVKHDISLPVSRIPAFVASTDAALSKAFPGARLVDFGHLGDGNLHYNVQAPEGGSEAEFLRENEAAVNSLVYDAVVAHGGSISAEHGIGELKREELKVRKAPVALALMRAIKQALDPHGVLNPGRVL
- a CDS encoding DUF1178 family protein yields the protein MKVLDLRCTHEHRFEGWFASDDDFESQRERGLVACPLCGDAAITRLPSAPRLNVSGAREPMPAAAQRGVGEAPIDMTMQAAWLQAVQHVISNTVDVGDRFAEEARRIHYGEVDERAIRGRATREEAQALKEEGIEVMSLPIPAAIKGTVQ